Proteins from one Fibrobacter succinogenes genomic window:
- the panB gene encoding 3-methyl-2-oxobutanoate hydroxymethyltransferase encodes MLTPEDIKAKKSKHEMISMITAYDFAFAKIAEAAGIDQILVGDSLANTMLGYKSTREIGMTEMLIFTAAVCRGAPNTHVVADMPYLSDKDPQTAYDNARRLMDVGASSVKIEGTPAGVLEFLHEKGIPVCGHLGLLPQTAENFKQKGRTEEEARAIEEAAKFVDGLCFETVLEHIPEELGKKITDEISIPTIGIGGGKFTDGHVLVMHDALGMHPNKIPPFATKFADMYSVGVQGVKKYIESVNARM; translated from the coding sequence ATGTTAACACCTGAAGATATCAAAGCAAAAAAATCTAAGCACGAAATGATTTCCATGATTACCGCTTACGACTTCGCCTTCGCAAAAATCGCCGAAGCCGCCGGAATCGACCAGATCCTCGTAGGCGATAGCCTTGCAAACACAATGCTCGGTTACAAGAGCACTCGTGAAATCGGCATGACCGAAATGCTCATCTTCACAGCTGCAGTCTGCCGTGGCGCCCCGAACACTCACGTTGTCGCCGACATGCCCTACTTGAGCGACAAGGATCCGCAAACCGCCTACGACAACGCCCGTCGTCTCATGGATGTGGGAGCCTCTAGCGTGAAAATTGAAGGCACTCCCGCTGGCGTTCTCGAGTTTTTGCACGAAAAAGGAATCCCCGTTTGCGGGCATCTTGGGCTTTTACCGCAAACCGCAGAGAACTTCAAGCAGAAAGGCCGCACCGAAGAAGAAGCTCGCGCCATTGAAGAAGCCGCCAAGTTTGTTGACGGTCTTTGCTTCGAAACCGTTCTCGAACACATTCCCGAAGAACTCGGCAAAAAAATCACCGACGAAATCAGCATTCCGACAATTGGCATCGGTGGAGGCAAGTTCACAGACGGTCATGTACTCGTGATGCACGATGCCCTAGGCATGCATCCGAACAAAATTCCACCGTTCGCCACAAAGTTCGCAGACATGTATTCCGTTGGTGTTCAAGGAGTTAAGAAATACATCGAAAGTGTGAACGCAAGAATGTAA
- the recO gene encoding DNA repair protein RecO has protein sequence MIKTRAIVLHRFPYSDSSFIVKALTEESGIVSFIVKGGKKKESPFRGALDPLALSEVVFRQNPNTELQFIKEATLLDWRNELRNDLLNLAKAQVISEMILRYAPQGVPLQEEFERLDQALSEFNESCGNPATSAESPSTIAARTHKSRIFAQWLLDTCDMWGYNLDLTTCCRCGRTLDKPAADFFPETGGFVCHACLGVENPRARTETLNGLWALHNGDKIERPEFTENALLAYLRHHIGFLKEIHSIKFLNETRKLFDYH, from the coding sequence ATGATTAAAACTCGCGCCATAGTTCTTCATCGCTTTCCGTACAGCGACTCTAGCTTTATCGTTAAAGCGCTGACGGAAGAAAGCGGGATTGTTTCGTTCATCGTCAAGGGCGGCAAGAAAAAGGAATCTCCATTCCGGGGGGCTTTGGATCCGCTTGCGTTGAGCGAAGTTGTCTTTCGGCAAAATCCGAATACCGAATTGCAGTTCATCAAGGAAGCAACGCTTTTGGATTGGCGCAATGAATTGCGAAACGACTTGCTAAATCTTGCGAAAGCGCAGGTCATTTCCGAGATGATTTTGCGCTATGCTCCACAAGGCGTCCCGCTGCAAGAAGAATTCGAGCGGTTGGATCAAGCGCTCAGCGAATTTAACGAAAGCTGCGGGAATCCAGCAACTTCGGCAGAATCGCCGTCAACAATAGCCGCGCGCACCCACAAGTCGCGCATTTTTGCGCAATGGCTTTTGGACACTTGTGACATGTGGGGTTACAATCTCGACCTCACCACTTGCTGCCGCTGCGGACGCACACTCGACAAACCCGCCGCAGACTTTTTCCCCGAGACAGGCGGATTCGTTTGCCACGCATGCCTCGGCGTTGAAAATCCTCGCGCACGAACAGAAACGCTAAACGGACTTTGGGCCCTACACAATGGCGATAAAATCGAGCGCCCCGAATTCACCGAAAATGCGCTCCTCGCCTACTTGCGCCACCACATCGGATTTTTGAAAGAAATTCATTCCATCAAGTTCTTGAACGAAACAAGAAAACTGTTTGATTATCATTGA
- a CDS encoding histidine triad nucleotide-binding protein, whose amino-acid sequence MSENCLFCKIIKGEIPSKKIYEDDDVFAFYDIAPQAPVHFLVVPKRHIATIMDMKPEDCELVGKMLYRAQLIAKDLGLEEGGARFVFNCKADAGQTVFHIHLHVVGGQEMGWPPFPAK is encoded by the coding sequence ATGAGTGAAAATTGCCTTTTCTGCAAAATCATCAAGGGTGAAATCCCTTCCAAGAAAATCTACGAAGACGACGATGTGTTCGCCTTCTATGACATCGCCCCGCAAGCTCCGGTACACTTTTTGGTCGTGCCGAAGCGCCACATCGCAACCATCATGGACATGAAGCCGGAAGATTGCGAACTCGTGGGCAAGATGCTCTACCGCGCACAGCTTATCGCGAAGGACCTCGGTCTCGAAGAAGGCGGTGCCCGCTTTGTGTTCAACTGCAAGGCTGATGCGGGTCAAACCGTGTTCCACATCCACCTGCACGTCGTCGGCGGACAGGAAATGGGCTGGCCTCCGTTCCCAGCTAAGTAG
- a CDS encoding lysophospholipid acyltransferase family protein, with protein MVFFGKIAAAVFAWGAYAVLRLVGWKRKTVFANVKHVAGALSNALNVTNAPTIAPVNYDELLFNLTRHVGELLFCFGTFKKLPHDFSAYPCCVDGWNFALDEAAIPVLEKMRKGGIFLTAHYGNYEAMGPWLCRLGIPLVASYIPVKPKWLNNILERKIRAVDGRSYSVDARTPRDFLRILNDGKLFCLLADQDSRIPSALSGTFLGQSANVNPLPDFLLEHRSQTPVFICWMEERLGAGDSPCESRKVRVLHAIEVERVHAPSSAHLEDPALLSQFENETQTAPSVVNAQFNKWLEQRILENPNLWYSFTHRRFYSQSPKIYGD; from the coding sequence ATGGTTTTCTTTGGTAAAATAGCGGCGGCGGTTTTTGCGTGGGGTGCTTATGCGGTGCTTAGGCTTGTGGGCTGGAAGCGTAAAACTGTTTTTGCGAACGTAAAGCATGTGGCGGGCGCTTTGTCTAATGCACTGAACGTGACTAATGCGCCAACTATCGCTCCCGTCAACTACGATGAGCTCTTGTTTAACTTGACTCGCCATGTGGGCGAACTGCTGTTCTGCTTTGGCACTTTCAAAAAGTTGCCGCATGATTTTTCTGCTTACCCGTGTTGCGTGGACGGTTGGAATTTTGCGCTTGACGAGGCTGCCATTCCAGTGCTTGAAAAAATGCGCAAAGGTGGAATTTTTTTGACGGCTCACTACGGCAACTATGAAGCGATGGGGCCGTGGCTTTGCCGCCTTGGAATCCCGCTTGTCGCAAGCTACATTCCTGTAAAGCCGAAATGGCTCAACAACATTCTCGAACGCAAAATTCGTGCGGTCGATGGCCGGAGTTATTCTGTGGATGCTCGGACGCCTCGCGACTTTTTACGGATTTTAAACGATGGCAAACTTTTCTGCCTGCTTGCCGATCAGGACTCCCGCATTCCGAGCGCTCTTTCGGGAACGTTCTTGGGGCAATCGGCGAATGTGAATCCGCTACCGGACTTTTTGCTAGAACATCGCTCGCAGACTCCTGTATTTATTTGTTGGATGGAGGAGCGTTTGGGGGCAGGCGATTCGCCGTGTGAAAGTCGTAAAGTCCGCGTACTCCATGCGATAGAAGTGGAACGCGTGCATGCCCCAAGTTCTGCGCATCTCGAAGATCCTGCGCTTCTCTCGCAATTCGAAAATGAAACGCAAACTGCGCCGAGCGTCGTCAACGCGCAATTCAACAAGTGGCTTGAGCAGCGCATTCTAGAAAATCCAAATCTTTGGTATAGTTTCACGCACCGGCGTTTCTACAGCCAGTCGCCGAAAATTTACGGCGATTAG
- a CDS encoding carbohydrate-binding domain-containing protein, translating to MQFKKLPVITVSAVLSFVACSDDSNPMESPGGEYGGGVYSSSSEFLGFDLSSAVVPGDELSSSSLVIPGNDFSSSSALNPDNGSSSSVFIPGVSSSSVVIPGFSSSSVFNPNNGTSSSSGANSGEDETDLDDARTLNGTQILLKLAGTTAAVENNNGCVTVENKSATITCPGAYYVTGESSDFQVVVNTPGTNKEGNTGIYLYNATLKSSDAPILVKNADKAVIHLVKGTTNVVEDGKGSHVFTTVNGKQDTAKAAIYSKDDLNIKGAGKLTVTANFKNGIQSSNDLKIKNGDITVVASDDGIKGKGSLEISGGTLNITAKAGDGLESDECVEDNRGAFKDTVAGKGYVEISGGNITIKGHKSGIKAANYILVSDSTEASTIKIESPNKGISAEKYIYVNGGTIDVKSDSSAIRTNWRVYMNGGDVTISTKKKGIHADSALYLRGSTINVVTSLEAIEAYEIFAEGGVTSVFATNDGWNGGGGPKNNNSSMAMFSESSGYITISGGYHYISVKGNMVDGLDANGTAKMTGGVVIVEITGQSYENGMGGGGFNFGGGGGWGGGGGMGGFPGMGGQQGGNNCGAYNFAGGLIDTDDGFTITGGVLLAFGNYTMDVPGCTAMTYNSNSYYGSDKAAFKPTYQGNYILYGGEVKSVAQVQTSGMKEIKFPNGTSYMYK from the coding sequence ATGCAATTCAAAAAGTTACCAGTAATAACTGTTTCCGCAGTTTTGAGCTTTGTGGCTTGTTCTGATGATTCTAATCCAATGGAGAGCCCCGGCGGTGAATATGGCGGTGGTGTTTACAGTTCCAGCAGCGAATTTCTGGGCTTTGATCTCTCTAGCGCTGTTGTTCCTGGTGATGAACTTTCCAGTTCAAGTCTTGTAATTCCGGGCAATGATTTTTCTAGTTCTAGCGCCTTGAATCCCGATAATGGGTCGAGCTCTAGCGTTTTTATCCCGGGAGTTTCGAGTTCTAGTGTTGTAATTCCTGGTTTTTCGAGTTCGAGCGTTTTTAATCCAAATAACGGAACTTCTAGTTCCAGTGGTGCGAATTCTGGCGAAGACGAAACTGATTTGGATGATGCTAGAACTTTGAACGGCACGCAGATCCTCCTGAAACTTGCTGGAACAACGGCAGCTGTCGAAAACAACAACGGTTGCGTCACGGTCGAAAACAAAAGCGCAACGATCACTTGCCCGGGCGCCTATTACGTGACTGGCGAATCGTCCGATTTCCAGGTTGTGGTGAATACTCCGGGTACCAATAAAGAAGGCAATACCGGCATTTATCTTTACAATGCGACTTTGAAGAGTTCCGACGCTCCGATTCTTGTGAAAAACGCTGACAAGGCTGTTATCCATTTGGTCAAGGGAACGACCAACGTTGTAGAAGATGGCAAGGGTAGCCATGTGTTTACTACGGTCAATGGCAAACAGGATACCGCAAAGGCAGCAATTTATTCTAAGGATGATTTGAACATCAAGGGCGCTGGAAAGTTGACGGTTACTGCTAATTTCAAAAACGGTATTCAGTCCAGCAACGATCTTAAAATTAAGAACGGCGACATCACTGTGGTGGCTAGCGATGACGGCATTAAGGGCAAGGGCAGCCTCGAAATTTCGGGCGGTACTTTGAACATTACTGCTAAGGCGGGTGACGGTCTCGAAAGTGACGAATGCGTGGAAGATAACAGAGGCGCCTTCAAGGACACGGTGGCCGGCAAGGGCTATGTCGAGATTTCTGGCGGCAACATCACCATCAAGGGACACAAGAGCGGCATCAAGGCGGCCAACTACATTCTCGTAAGTGATTCTACCGAGGCTTCGACAATCAAGATTGAATCCCCGAACAAGGGTATCTCTGCCGAAAAGTACATCTATGTCAACGGCGGCACCATTGACGTGAAGTCGGATTCTTCCGCCATTCGTACCAACTGGCGCGTTTACATGAACGGCGGTGACGTGACCATCTCGACAAAGAAGAAGGGCATCCATGCAGATTCTGCTTTGTACTTGAGAGGTTCTACGATCAACGTCGTTACATCTCTCGAAGCTATTGAGGCTTACGAAATTTTTGCCGAGGGCGGCGTGACTTCTGTGTTTGCGACCAACGACGGCTGGAATGGCGGTGGCGGCCCCAAGAACAATAATAGCTCCATGGCTATGTTCAGCGAAAGCAGTGGCTATATCACCATCAGCGGCGGCTACCATTACATTAGCGTGAAGGGCAACATGGTTGACGGGTTAGATGCTAACGGCACTGCAAAGATGACCGGTGGCGTGGTGATTGTTGAAATCACGGGCCAGAGCTACGAAAACGGCATGGGTGGCGGTGGCTTTAACTTCGGCGGCGGTGGCGGCTGGGGTGGAGGCGGCGGCATGGGCGGCTTCCCGGGCATGGGCGGTCAGCAAGGCGGAAACAATTGCGGCGCCTACAACTTTGCCGGTGGTCTCATCGATACCGATGACGGATTTACAATTACCGGCGGCGTTCTCCTCGCGTTTGGCAACTACACGATGGATGTTCCTGGGTGCACGGCAATGACCTACAACAGCAATAGCTACTACGGTTCCGACAAGGCAGCATTCAAGCCGACATACCAAGGCAATTATATACTTTACGGTGGCGAAGTGAAGTCTGTGGCTCAGGTGCAAACCAGTGGCATGAAGGAAATCAAGTTCCCGAATGGGACAAGCTACATGTACAAGTAA
- a CDS encoding HAD family phosphatase: protein MLKNYIFDLGGVLLDIRMKNAYERFVALGLPPAELEPGGFVYKLMEDYQLGYVTSAEFCEQVASKCVSSSNTRCAAPPTTPRDIEEAWNSICLGIADHKLQALCKLRKTEGVASVSLLSNTNELHWEYCCKNWFNANGNKLDDFFDRIFLSQEMHLQKPNPEIFKTAIRELGASPAETIFLDDSAVNTAAAATCGLQTLTVTPDVDWIKALGI, encoded by the coding sequence ATGCTCAAGAACTACATTTTTGATTTGGGCGGAGTCCTCTTGGACATCCGCATGAAAAATGCTTACGAACGCTTTGTCGCACTCGGTTTGCCGCCCGCTGAACTTGAGCCGGGCGGTTTTGTTTACAAGCTGATGGAAGATTACCAGCTCGGGTATGTCACGAGCGCTGAGTTCTGTGAGCAAGTTGCAAGCAAGTGTGTTTCGAGTTCTAACACAAGATGCGCCGCGCCCCCAACAACGCCACGCGATATCGAAGAAGCCTGGAATTCAATTTGTCTCGGAATCGCCGACCACAAACTGCAAGCGCTCTGCAAACTGCGCAAAACAGAAGGCGTCGCAAGCGTTTCGCTCTTGAGCAACACCAACGAACTGCATTGGGAATATTGTTGCAAAAATTGGTTCAACGCAAACGGCAACAAGCTCGATGACTTTTTCGACCGCATTTTCTTGAGTCAGGAAATGCACCTGCAAAAACCGAATCCCGAAATTTTTAAAACCGCCATTCGTGAACTCGGAGCCTCCCCCGCCGAAACAATTTTTCTTGACGATAGCGCCGTGAACACTGCCGCTGCAGCCACCTGCGGACTGCAAACGCTTACCGTCACGCCAGACGTTGATTGGATCAAAGCACTCGGAATTTAA
- a CDS encoding EI24 domain-containing protein, protein MNTQKKVDMPKTNIPTSQQIKTGFSSYIKALRLIWANHLVRYLLIPVLLNIIVVIALVFSGIGIGDWINGIIERSTENMNGWIHAGMVAIKIILPIVFFALFIFIGGTIVNILMSPIYTLLSERTETILTGKEFPFDTKQTIRDIWRAIRIAVRNTAKQLILTALCLLLNFIPVVGSIAAIILIFIINAYYFGYGFMDYTFERWRLSPKESRKETHKLKYIAFTNGAVYSLPLYLFCGAFIAAFIGGVSAVAATISQLEFKEKQA, encoded by the coding sequence ATGAACACGCAAAAGAAAGTCGATATGCCAAAAACAAACATTCCTACATCACAGCAAATCAAAACAGGCTTTTCCTCTTATATCAAGGCGCTGCGCCTTATTTGGGCGAATCATCTCGTTAGATATTTGCTGATTCCAGTTCTCTTGAATATCATCGTTGTTATAGCACTTGTATTTTCGGGCATAGGTATTGGCGACTGGATTAACGGCATCATCGAACGCAGCACCGAAAACATGAACGGTTGGATCCACGCAGGCATGGTCGCCATCAAGATTATCCTCCCCATCGTTTTCTTTGCGCTATTTATTTTCATCGGCGGAACAATCGTCAACATTTTGATGTCGCCTATTTACACGCTCCTTTCGGAAAGGACTGAAACGATTCTCACCGGAAAAGAGTTTCCATTCGACACGAAACAGACTATTCGCGACATTTGGCGAGCCATCCGCATTGCAGTTCGCAACACGGCCAAGCAACTCATCTTAACAGCACTTTGCCTACTCTTGAATTTTATACCCGTAGTCGGGAGCATCGCTGCAATCATATTAATTTTCATCATCAACGCTTACTATTTCGGTTACGGTTTTATGGATTACACTTTCGAGCGTTGGCGTTTATCGCCTAAAGAAAGCCGCAAAGAAACACACAAATTAAAATACATTGCTTTTACAAACGGAGCCGTGTATTCATTGCCTCTTTATCTATTCTGCGGAGCGTTCATTGCCGCCTTTATCGGCGGTGTTTCGGCAGTTGCTGCCACAATTTCGCAACTTGAATTTAAAGAAAAGCAAGCATAA
- a CDS encoding glycoside hydrolase family 11 protein, with protein MMFGFRTLFALGLFGVFATGAFAQDFCNTATHSGESITITSNGINDIGNYNYELWADIGDNSATFYTDGSFSCEFSNVNDYLCREGIRYGMNSGLKYTDLGHLFADFKLTDPKFSTYSNVTYSYIGVYGWSQDPLIEWYIVDNWSPYRPNWIGKSTEGCDECGLRGTITVDGATYEVYVDKVQRGSIEGDNTPFTQYFSVRKTKRSCGTIDITAHFDGWKSLGLELGNSMYEAKVLGEAGQYPENGNASGTIDFAYAKVYTGEASTALHAPKFAATQNQNLQVFDMQGKLLGTVSITQGSSLSAAIKNKFHSTGIYMVKQGSAMKKVVAK; from the coding sequence ATGATGTTTGGTTTTCGTACCCTTTTCGCATTGGGTCTGTTTGGCGTTTTCGCCACGGGCGCTTTTGCTCAGGATTTTTGCAACACCGCAACGCACAGCGGTGAAAGCATTACCATCACGAGCAACGGCATCAACGATATCGGGAACTACAATTACGAATTGTGGGCAGACATCGGCGACAATTCCGCCACGTTCTACACAGACGGTTCGTTCTCCTGCGAATTCAGCAACGTGAACGACTACCTTTGCCGCGAAGGAATCCGCTACGGCATGAATAGCGGGCTCAAGTACACTGACCTCGGCCATCTTTTCGCAGACTTCAAGTTGACCGACCCCAAATTTTCAACTTACTCCAACGTGACCTACTCCTACATCGGCGTTTATGGCTGGTCGCAGGATCCGCTCATCGAATGGTATATCGTCGATAACTGGAGTCCGTATCGCCCGAACTGGATCGGTAAATCGACCGAAGGTTGCGACGAATGCGGCCTGCGCGGTACTATCACGGTTGACGGCGCCACTTACGAAGTCTATGTCGACAAGGTCCAGCGCGGCTCCATCGAAGGCGACAACACGCCGTTCACGCAATATTTCAGCGTTCGCAAAACAAAGCGTTCTTGCGGAACCATTGATATCACGGCGCACTTTGACGGCTGGAAGAGTCTCGGACTCGAACTCGGCAATTCCATGTACGAAGCAAAGGTCCTTGGCGAAGCCGGCCAATACCCCGAAAACGGAAACGCCTCGGGCACTATCGATTTCGCTTACGCGAAAGTCTACACCGGCGAAGCAAGTACAGCATTGCATGCTCCGAAATTTGCGGCAACCCAAAATCAAAATTTACAAGTTTTCGATATGCAAGGCAAGTTGCTTGGAACGGTCAGCATCACGCAAGGCTCTAGCTTAAGCGCGGCAATTAAGAACAAGTTCCATAGTACCGGCATCTACATGGTCAAGCAAGGAAGCGCCATGAAAAAAGTTGTTGCCAAATAA
- a CDS encoding VWA domain-containing protein, producing MAFDPSKYTIAKARPLPVILMLDRSGSMEGEKILQLNAAVNEMIESFKTAGQGEVDVNIAVISFGNGGATLDLKLQSVSTIESLLCLQADGMTPMGMALRMAKDMIEDKDEIPSKGYRPAVVLVSDGAPNDDWEKNMEDFVGNGRSSKCERFAMAIGTSQDDPVLNKFLSGTENKVFLASEASKIRDFFKFVTMSVSVRSRSQNPNALLPALSNPSAPSQLEDLAKELGFDL from the coding sequence ATGGCTTTTGATCCGTCTAAATACACCATTGCCAAGGCTCGCCCGCTTCCGGTGATTCTGATGCTTGACAGAAGTGGCAGTATGGAAGGTGAAAAGATTCTCCAGCTCAATGCTGCTGTGAACGAAATGATTGAGTCGTTCAAAACGGCTGGTCAGGGTGAAGTTGATGTCAATATCGCTGTCATCAGTTTTGGTAATGGAGGTGCAACTCTTGATTTGAAACTTCAGTCTGTTTCTACAATTGAAAGCCTTCTTTGCTTGCAGGCTGATGGTATGACGCCTATGGGCATGGCGCTCCGTATGGCGAAGGATATGATTGAAGATAAAGACGAAATTCCCTCGAAGGGCTATCGTCCTGCAGTCGTTCTTGTTTCGGATGGAGCTCCTAATGATGACTGGGAAAAAAACATGGAAGATTTTGTCGGTAATGGACGCAGCTCTAAGTGCGAACGCTTCGCCATGGCAATTGGAACGTCTCAAGATGATCCTGTACTGAATAAGTTCCTTAGTGGTACAGAAAATAAGGTGTTCCTTGCTTCCGAAGCAAGCAAGATTCGTGACTTTTTCAAGTTCGTGACGATGAGTGTTTCTGTACGTAGTCGTTCGCAGAATCCTAATGCACTCCTTCCTGCATTGTCTAATCCTTCTGCTCCGTCTCAGTTAGAAGATTTGGCTAAGGAATTGGGCTTCGACTTGTAA
- a CDS encoding PP2C family serine/threonine-protein phosphatase, whose protein sequence is MFGFGRCFACGSSVIGPSHLLHGIVNQDAFLFKKRRKYSLFVVSDGMGSKPFSDIGSKMACESVSREIERFVKNLHERVSVSSLFENIVETWKKSVLPHEAKECSATCLFVLVTKNKILVARLGDGMVCLLGNEASQSIALTDDKEGSFSNATCSLSDSLAVQEFRYAVYDRLLYKGVVLSTDGISADMNSGKEIPFAEDIFCELKKMFFWKRNSFLRNVMNHWPVPHHTDDKTLVVAGV, encoded by the coding sequence ATGTTTGGATTTGGACGTTGCTTTGCGTGTGGTTCTAGCGTAATTGGACCATCTCATTTATTGCACGGAATCGTCAACCAAGATGCATTCCTTTTCAAAAAAAGAAGAAAGTATTCTCTCTTTGTCGTTTCAGATGGTATGGGCAGTAAGCCTTTTTCCGATATCGGCTCGAAAATGGCGTGTGAATCGGTGTCTAGGGAAATTGAACGTTTTGTGAAGAATCTCCATGAACGTGTTTCTGTTTCGAGTTTGTTCGAAAATATCGTTGAAACTTGGAAAAAGTCTGTGTTGCCGCACGAGGCAAAAGAATGTTCTGCAACATGTTTGTTTGTGCTTGTTACAAAAAATAAAATTTTAGTAGCAAGGCTTGGCGATGGAATGGTTTGTCTTTTGGGTAATGAAGCTTCGCAAAGTATCGCATTGACAGATGATAAAGAAGGCTCGTTCTCCAATGCCACTTGTTCGTTGTCTGATTCTTTGGCCGTCCAGGAATTTAGATATGCTGTTTATGATCGATTACTTTATAAGGGCGTGGTCCTTTCAACGGATGGAATTTCGGCCGATATGAATTCGGGAAAAGAGATTCCGTTTGCAGAGGATATTTTTTGCGAATTGAAAAAAATGTTTTTCTGGAAGAGAAACTCTTTTTTGCGGAATGTAATGAATCATTGGCCTGTGCCGCACCATACGGACGATAAAACTCTTGTTGTAGCGGGGGTGTAA